CTATGTGTCTTTATAAAAAGGTCTGGATCAGATTTTGTGATAATTGTTATTTATattgatgatctaaatattattggaactcctgAAGAGTTTCAAAATCTAGTAAATTGTTTAAaggaagaatttgagatgaaagatattggaaaaataaagttttgtcTTGGCCTACAAATTGAGCATTTAAAAGATGAAATTAATGTCCATCAGTCAACTTATACGGAAAAGATCTTAAAAAAATTTTACATGGATAAAGCACATCCATTGAGTACCTCGATGGTTGTACGATTGctagatgtgaataaagatcaatttcgtcATTAAGAGAACGATGAAAAATTTCTTGGTCCTTAAGTACCATATCTAAGTGTCATAGGggcattgatgtatcttgcaaacaaCACAAGACCTGATATAGTTTTCGCTATAAACTTGTCAACAAGATTTAGTTCTTATCCAACATGTAGACattggaatagaattaaatatgtATTAGATATCTCAGAGGGACCATTGATATGAGGTTGTTTtgttcaaatgattcaaaatctcTATTAGTCGGCTGCATTAATGCTAAATATTTATCGAATCCACATAAAGGTTGATCTTAAAtgggatatttatttacatgtggaggTATTGCCATATCATAGCGTTCAACAAAGCATACATTAGTTGCCACCTCTTCAAATCATGCAGAAATAATTTCAATGCATGAGACAAGTCGAGTAtttggctaaggttattaactcaacatgtttataatatatataatttgccTTTATAGAAAAAGATGCCAACTATCTTATACGAAGATAATGTAACATGTATAGCTTAGTTGAAGGGTGGTTACATCAGATGTGATAGAAcaaaacatatttcaccaaaaattttcttcactcatgatcttgagaaGAAATGTGATatagaagttcaacaaatttgttCTAATGTTAATTTAACATATCTTTTTATGTAATATGATGTTGCCATTAGGGGGAGTCAAAAACACATTGGactcttttttctttaattaagaTTTTGTCCCACTGGATTTTCCTGGTAAAAGTTTTTAACGAGGTAACTTGTAATAatagattgtgtactcttttttcTTCATTAGATTTTTAATGAGGTAGCTTGTAAGAATTGAGGATGAGGAATATGATTACTTGAGATCGAACCTAAACTCATATTCCTACTACATAATATACATATCATTAGAACAAGAGTTTGTTGGCAAGTAATAACTCTATTTGCATAACtttgtaattaatattttaaattaaattataagtatttttaaaattagttTAATAATATGATAGAGAATAAATGAGATTCttataaatttaaaagtttttttcTAAATTCATACTTTTATATATGTTATCTTGATTTGAATTACAATATAATTTTTACTCAATGGTATTATTATCATTTGTTTTTGTTAATAGATTAGTCTATACTGTGTAAGATTATTATCCCTTtcgttaataattttttaaaatttacaaataatagTGTTTATGGTttacgaaaataaaataaaattaagtataaaatttgtaCTTGTACCATAGTAAAAATGTATTATACCGATAATGAGATTTgtatttatgaaatttaaatgaaaacaaaattttatacataaaattaaataaaatcataatttatatataacATTCTACAATATATCAAAATTCATAATTAGTTTTGAGATATCTATccaacattaatttttttataataaactatttcgtattatttttaaaagttgcaaatataattataattataattacctATAATGCATTCGAATAgctataattatatttaatcattcaaatttaaataaatataattttaaataaaatatatacaaataaaacttaaattaaatttttttaaaaaaacactcACATATAATTTATACAAAAGTAAAActcaaacaaaaaatttaagcTAATATCTCATTTGATATATTTTAAAAGGCTTAATATAATATTTGGTACTTGAACTTGATActttttcctaatttggtacctaaatttgACATTTTTTCTTAAGTTTGTACTTAATCTTTTTGGGGTCCAAGTTGGTAACTAAACTTGACTCTTTTTCCTAAATTGGTatctaatcttttttttttgtttgtttgatttGGTACTTGCTAAACATTTTATAAATTACTCCAATATactaaaaatgttatttttatgaggtAACAAAAATAATCAATGTATGACCGATATATGATAGATGATATGATATATTTTTTTGATGATAtgatattttttttgtattttatatgttcaattacttttagttttatttaattaattaattattttattaattgaaaataataattttttaatttggggttttaaaattttttcttatttaatattaattagttAAGCATAGCTCAATACTTTTTTTTAACATGAATTTTCTCTAATACTGATAATATTTTTGTAGcataacaaaaaaaatttaacacctttagtattttatgatttgtataaaatttaacaaattaggtactaaattgaacctaaaaaagacttaagtaccaaattagaaaagaaaatgccAAGTTCAGGTACCAAATTaagaaaaatgtaaaataaatgtaaaattcagatattaattagaataaaaaattttaaatatcaaattaaaaaaatatcaaatttatgtATCAAAAGTTATATTAACCATTTTCAAAATAGGTGAAGAAAAGAACAATAATTCATAAAAGCATACAAAGGGTTTGAGATTTATCCTAATTCCAAAATGTATGGCTATTGTCGATTGCCATATGGCAACCGTTGGGAGTAGGAAGGTGGCAAAGGCTACCAAAACAGATTTGCATTTCCTTCCACGCATTCAACTTGACGCGCCAACAGGCAACTGCTGTCTTTTTCGAcaacaaaaacatattttaacttctaaaatatttattaaaaaattgcattgttttatttatttcaaatattaatCTTTTTCCCCATTAAGCACGCGCCAAATATTGAGAGTGAAAACAAGTAAACGTTAACAGTTTAAAACCTTTTGCCCTCCATTTTTAACTGACTCGGCACTGAAACATTTTCACTACCAGCCAGCCCCAACCCCTTGCATCGAGTCCATCTCTATCTCTAATTTCCCAACCCTCTGCCCCATCACTTTCTCCATCATAAAACCTAATCAATCCCTTTTCCATCCTCAGTTATTCAAGTCATTTCCAAAACCTCATCTTTGCTCTGTTTCAAagatttaattctctgttttcaTTTTTTGTCTTTTCTAATGGCTCGAGAAGCGTATTTGGTTCCTGTCGTGGAGGCGCAAGTAGCCACGCTGAAGAAGAAAACGGCGGTGACAACGAGCTGGATTTCGATAGACGCTAAGGGGCAAAGCGTGATTCTTGACGTCGACAAGTATGCTATAATGCGCCGCGTTCAGGTTCATGCTAGAGACCTTCGTATTCTTGATCCCATGCTATCTTATCCTTCCACCATTTTAGGCAGAGAGAAAGTCATTGTTCTCAATTTAGAGgtaatttttatttatgtttttccaATTTTTTAGTATTTTCTTGAAATGTGTGCTAAGCTTATTTAATGATTTGATTGCAGCACATTAAAGCTATAATCACAGCAGAAGAGGTTAGTTTATGAATTCggacattttttttttatctatttcaAGTGAGGAGGTTTTAGTTTTGGGAGGCGAGTAGTGTTTTGTTTTGTGATAGGTTACTTTATAGAATCTGAATTCTGAACATTTTATTCAACTTGGAATAACATTATTTTTGTTATCTTTTTCAATTGAGGTTTTACTTTTGGAAATGAGTTTTGTTCCATTTTGTGATAGGTGTTGCTTAGAGATCCATACGATGATAACGTAATACCCATTGTCGCTGAACTTAAAAGGCGATTGCCTCAAGATAACCTCACATGTCAAGAtcaaggagaagaagaagaagaacaccCTAGTGCACGCAATGATATGGATACTGAGGAGGAAAATGGTACCCATTAACTTTTGGCTTAACTCTTTTGAGTGCTTTTATTCGTCTCTGTCTATACCATTGATATATTGCCGGTTCGTTTTGGAATGTTTCATGTAGAATTTCCATTTGAATTCCGGGCATTAGAAGTTGCATTAGAAGCAATTTGTAGCTTTCTTGATGCACGTACTAGGGAACTAGAGATCGATGCTTATCCAGCTTTAGATGAGCTGACCTCCAAGGTAATTTCTATTTGAATTGTTTGTCGTTCATTTTAGTTTAAGCAATTTAGTGATTGGTAAGATTTGATGTTGGAGTGAttcttttataatattttgtttgaaggTAATTGTTGGCTTTGCTGCGACATATTGGGGTCGAGTTTTGGCTCTTAAAGTACCGCAACTTTTATTATGTCTAATCTGTACTATCTCATTTTCAGCAAACGtaatcaaatatatatttattatgccTGTTTTTTGTGAAAGTGATGAAAGGATTATATCATTACATTCACAATTACATGAATTCATACAAGAAAAGTACATTAACTTTTTCAGCAAAATGGAAATCCCATTTGGAGTCaggttttaagtaaatcaaagcATTCATCTGCTAAGGTACATATTTGTGATGGTTCTGCAGCAGAATTTGACATTCTGCCATTTTATTACATGAGTTGTTTAATAATTGCGTCTACTCTACTTCTTTGTCTGCCAAACTTGACTTGGTAATGGCAATAATTACTTTCCATGGTGGTACCTAAGCGGTTTGCATTGAAATTATGAGGCAAAATTGTAAAGATATCAATGTTGTGTTTGGCTCTAGTGTCAAGAGTGATCTTCATTTATAGTTGTTTATGTGACTAGTAGTCAGTACCTACTGCAAGGACAGACATGATCGGAAGCCACAAGACAAACTTCTCTTTGAGGGGTCATAAAACAGTTTAATGTTTGAGGCATTATTTTCACTTCTCTGTTATGAATGGTTCATATGAAGTCTGCTGTCCAAATTTCCAAGTTTTGATAAAATCCATGTTGAGAACGAAGTAAAAATGTTATATCAAGAATTGTAAAATACAttctatgtttaattgttttttCCTGCAATTACCAGTATGTTGAAGAAAAACAATTAGAGGatattgttcaaaaaaaaaaaaaaaaaagagaactaTTAGAGGATATGATGGAATGCTGTCCAGACTCTTTTTCTTTATTGTCATTCAACATtgaatataacatatattatagtTTTCTTCTGTTTTTCCTTGATCTTTAATATTCATTAGTAGCAAAGAGTTCAGAATTTTATTCCCATTGTTTTCCCAGTTTGCTTGTAAGACAAGTTCAGTTCCATACAACAATTGTATTTATGTGGTCAGATAAGCAGCCGTAACTTGGATCGGGTGCGTAAACTGAAAAGTGCTATGACAAGGCTGACAAACCGCGTTCAAAAGGTATGTACATTGTGTATGATCCCATAATCCAAACATATCAGGTGAAAGTTCGGTTTCCGCTTATAGGTGATTTGTTTCTTCTCAGTTTCGTTTTGGCCAATAGTAGGATAAATTAAGCTGCTTACAGTTTTTCTGTGACCAGATGACTTTTCATGTATATCTCAGGCAAGAACATGGATAAATCTTGAACAAGCTGAAATAATTGCCTCTTGTCTAGGACTAGATTTTTCTGAGGGGTGAATTATGTACAACGGTCCTGCTGATTTccagaatgaaaaaaaaaaaaaaacctaaacgcTCTTTGTCAACTAATTATTGATATGAACTGTATGAACTGATACAGTCCAGTACTAGTTTAGTTTGCTTTGTTGCCATCAACACATCTAAAACCAAGGGTTAAGGCTTGGTCCAAAACATAGGTATCATGGGTTCAAAACTGCAATCTGTGATCCACTTCCTTTAGATTTCTTCTTTCCCTTAAAAAAACATGCCAAGATACATGCTAATTCACGGTAAAATCTAtaagttattttaattaaatgaagTAAACTAATGGGAGGGTTTTTATACCAGTTTGTCTTTCGATGCGTTTATCCGGGTAATCTGAATTTACTACTTTCCCTAGGGAGGAAGATGgcgatttaaaatatttttccttAAAAGGGAAAAGCCTTAGGGAGCATCAGTTGAGGGGCATTTTGCCGCTAATAGACTAAGCATACGAATATAGTTTTCTTTAAGCTTAAAAGGAGAATGCAAAATACCAGTAGCATGCTAATGGAAATGACATTTGGTGACAATATAATTGATGCTACAACAAACTAATGGAACATCTCCAGGACCAGGATTATTCTTAGTATATATCTTCTTTAGTTTGGCTATTTAGCCTGAGTTCCAAAATTCAATTTTAAAGCTTATATGATTGTAGTGCTTTTAGGCATATATTGTCAATCATATGGCACTTGTGACCGGAGAATAACATAGATAACTGGATCTCTAGTCATGAGTTCAGACTTATTACCTATCAACATTTTGATTTTTAGGTAAGGGATGAACTCGAACAACTTTTAGATGACGATGATGATATGGCAGACCTTTATTTATCGAGAAAGTTGGCTGGGGCTTGTTCCCCTGTCAGTAGTTTCAGTGTTCCAAGTTGGTATCCACCCTCACCAACTATAGGTTCAAAGATATCAAGAACCAGTCGGGCAAGCGCAGTAACAGTTGAGGAGGACAATGATGTAGAGGAGCTGGAAATGTTGCTTGAGGTTATTGCTGTCATTAATTGTCATGGCTTGTGATTAGTTAATGCAAGATCAAAAGTTGATGCTTGCTTTTGGATTCTGCAGGCGTACtttatgcaaattgatagtaCACTGAACAAACTGACTACGGTATGCCCCTTAGTTTTTACATAAACTTTTGCTTTAGCTACATAATTATTGTTGCATGATTATCCTTTTTGTCGCCAGCTGCGTGAATACATTGATGATACAGAGGATTATATCAATATCCAGGTGACGAGCTAAAGGAATTTATTTTCAAAACAGAACTAGGGTGAAAATTTGCTGAAGGAGAGTTTTGATTGCTCCGGGCTATCTCTGAATGTCCCATTTTACTTTTCAATCTTGCTTTAATATTGGTGCTCGGAAGGTTACCGAAGTTATCAAAATTCTCCAAGGCAATTTAGCACCTTCAAGTATCGAGACCTCGTATTTGATCTTGAATCTTGATAATCTAAATGCATTGTCTTGCAGCTTGACAATCATCGAAATCAGCTAATTCAGGTACTTAATTTCCACTAAAATTAGCCTCTAAACCCTTTTCTGTTGGCCAAAAGTTAATAGGTTTTCACTGCATGTGGCAGTTAGAGCTCTTCGTAAGTTCCGGGACTGTTTGTTTATCTATATATTCCTTGGTTGCTGCAATCTTTGGAATGAATATTCCTTATACGTGGAAAGAAGGCCATGAATACATGTTTAAATGGGTATGTCTCGCGTGATcaccatattatatatatatatatatatatatataccacaaacaAACTACTACATTTTACCAGGAAAACTTAACCCAAGGGTTGTTTCTTTTTCTAAAAGTTATTGTTGACTTTTTGAAATAAGTTTGTTGAGAATTTTAATCCGGAAAATATGCTTTTCAACTCAGGTGGTAATCCTTACTGGATTGCTATGTACGTCGACTTTCACATCAATAGTTTCCTATGCGAGGCACAAGGGTCTTATCGGGTCTTGAAGTCCATAAAATCACATTTGGAGTACTGAGGATCACACAGCTTTAAGAGAAGCATAAAAGTAGTACTGCAATGAATTCCTTACCATATCTTGGCCCAACCTGGTTAAACTTTCAGATGCCAATGTCAGGTGAACAACTGCGTGCTATATTGTCACTGTTATCATTATATCATGCTTTTGAATCCATGCATGGAAGGTCATATTGTAATTggcaaaaaagaagaaaattataTAAGGTGCATCCTTATGTTGGCATATATTCATGAAAGTAGGTGGTAAAGTAGGTGACAATTGACATTTGAATTTAATTCATTTGTTTCATGCAATTACATTTACAATTTACATGTAATGAGTTTTAATTTTAAATCTTAgttttacaataaaattttcaattctcaaatTGCAACCTATTTTATAGCAAGAAGATAAAACTTTGACAAATATTATATCATCATATTATGTGTATGCTTCaagtttatatataatattattgtgTTACACATTTTGAAGATCAAAATCTACTTGGAGTCCTATACTGAtatgtaaattttaattttttattaaaaattacttaaaattaatccttgtatattaaaaatttattcaaatcatgaGATTGTTACTAtaatttgaacaaaatatataatactcAATTGATTTACCCATAACTCGACTTGACCCGTTGAATTTTTTTGGAATGGttgaattttttaatatattttaaaattattaataatttaatggaaaattatgaagatatcatgatttaaataaaattttaatgtacAAGGACTAATCTAAAGTAACTTATAGTAGAAGGGTTAAAATAAAGTTTACATAATAGTATAAGGATTCCTATTTGACCATTTTGGAGGCAGAAGAAGAGGTACGCCATCCAATCTTAAAATTCAAATCCTAGGAAGGACCGGGTGAATTTataatgtaatatatatataggtatatatttgtttattttataattttaaagacaaaaataattttaatagttaattatatatgtttatacgTAATATAACATAATCAATTGACTGTGTATGGTTTTCTTTTATCATATAAACTTATACATTAATATTATCagcataataaatataaaatgtggTGGTTGCTTATATATAAGAAGAAAAATCTAGAAAATAGACAGGGAATTACTAATTAAAGATTGAATTAAAATAAGCTTGCAAGTTGTAAGAAACTTGAAAATACACGAAAATTAAATATTATGGAAAACTAAAGCGCATGGAGTGAAGTTGGCACAAAAATATTATTCTATTGTACAATTCAAAAACTAATTAACCCTAAATTAAGGCTGGAAACATAAAAATACTCAAACATTACCCAAACATGATTTCTTTTAAATTCTCGACTTCGTCTTTTAtgtaaacccaaaaaaaaaaccaaaaaatctcaagcttcctttttttttcatagaTTAACACGTGGTGAAGCTTTTGGtattaaaaaaattgtaaaatttcaaatttaaattttatagataaaaataaaatattaaaaactttatttttaaattagaatttcgcacaaaatttcataacaattaactTAAAACTCATACAAATTAACTTATCACTAAATCAATAATGTAATTAactagaaataattaaaataggAGCATGTAAGAAAAAGTTTAATAAGCTTATAGCTATAAGAGAGATAAATGAAGTAGGTTAATATTTAATGCCCAATAGAACGACGCCGTATATGGCATCTAAAGGCCTAAAAGCCTTCTCCGCCCTCagcataaatataataaaaaaagaaaaaaaggggaggaggaaaaaaaaaagtagtACATAAAAAGACCGAAATTCTATTTCTGTTGTTTTGTTATGTTAGTGTTAGATTCAGATCATCgttgtggtttttttttttcctcttcttctccGTTGGAAAAAATCCACGTTAAACTTCACCGTTGTCTCATCCCATTTAAcaaatttccctttttccttAAATCTCTCAAtccctttctcctttcctttttcagATCAAAAAACACTCTCCACCTCTGCTTAGTTACGCAGCCAATTCTCTTCCCTTTGTTTTTCTTTCCCGTTTCTTATCCACCTCTCTGTTTATAACCCTTCTTCTCCTTAGTATTTCCGTCACGGGTTTTAATGCAGGTTTTTATGAATATATGCACGTAAATTTTCCTTTGCCTTTTTGCTCCTCGTTGACATGCAATGAGACAGAGATACGTGCAAAGGGGGGTTATGTTGTGTTAAATTAATTATTgcgattcaaaaaaaaaaaaaaaaaagaaacagagaaggTGCAGtgtaaaagaaaaaagagagataGAGAGAGAGATGGCGAATCAAGTAGTCAAAGTGAGGAGAGAAGCGGTTGCGGCATGCATGACTTGCCCCCTTTGCAATAAGCTTGTTAAAGATGCCACCACCATATCCGAATGCCTTCACACGTGTGAGTCTCTCTCCCCTTTCCTAAGTTCTTTTGTTCTTAATTATTCAAATTTTCTGTTGTTTCTTTGCTCTCCGCTCCTCTTCTAAAGTGGGTTACTCTTGTTTTCTCCGTTTCTTATCTGGGTTTTTCTTGGTTTTATATC
Above is a genomic segment from Gossypium arboreum isolate Shixiya-1 chromosome 8, ASM2569848v2, whole genome shotgun sequence containing:
- the LOC108470112 gene encoding magnesium transporter MRS2-2-like isoform X1, with the translated sequence MAREAYLVPVVEAQVATLKKKTAVTTSWISIDAKGQSVILDVDKYAIMRRVQVHARDLRILDPMLSYPSTILGREKVIVLNLEHIKAIITAEEVLLRDPYDDNVIPIVAELKRRLPQDNLTCQDQGEEEEEHPSARNDMDTEEENEFPFEFRALEVALEAICSFLDARTRELEIDAYPALDELTSKQNGNPIWSQVLSKSKHSSAKISSRNLDRVRKLKSAMTRLTNRVQKVRDELEQLLDDDDDMADLYLSRKLAGACSPVSSFSVPSWYPPSPTIGSKISRTSRASAVTVEEDNDVEELEMLLEAYFMQIDSTLNKLTTLREYIDDTEDYINIQLDNHRNQLIQLELFVSSGTVCLSIYSLVAAIFGMNIPYTWKEGHEYMFKWVVILTGLLCTSTFTSIVSYARHKGLIGS
- the LOC108470112 gene encoding magnesium transporter MRS2-2-like isoform X2, whose translation is MAREAYLVPVVEAQVATLKKKTAVTTSWISIDAKGQSVILDVDKYAIMRRVQVHARDLRILDPMLSYPSTILGREKVIVLNLEHIKAIITAEEVLLRDPYDDNVIPIVAELKRRLPQDNLTCQDQGEEEEEHPSARNDMDTEEENEFPFEFRALEVALEAICSFLDARTRELEIDAYPALDELTSKISSRNLDRVRKLKSAMTRLTNRVQKVRDELEQLLDDDDDMADLYLSRKLAGACSPVSSFSVPSWYPPSPTIGSKISRTSRASAVTVEEDNDVEELEMLLEAYFMQIDSTLNKLTTLREYIDDTEDYINIQLDNHRNQLIQLELFVSSGTVCLSIYSLVAAIFGMNIPYTWKEGHEYMFKWVVILTGLLCTSTFTSIVSYARHKGLIGS